A window of Daphnia pulicaria isolate SC F1-1A chromosome 4, SC_F0-13Bv2, whole genome shotgun sequence genomic DNA:
AATATTCTCACAAACAATGCTAAAGTGTACCTGTAGAGTCAGTGTTAGGCACATTTCGTTTCTTGAGAAGAGTTTCCTCCCTCTTGTTTTTCCTCAGTTCTACTGTAACTtcattccttcttcttctcatctcCTGTAAATATAAAAGCATCATTTAATTACACATAAGTTGAGCCTCGATAACAGAGCCATATTCGACGATACAAACACAAGACCTAAAAGAAACTTAATTGTGTCATCGGCCTTACCTCCACGTCTTTGCCCTGATTCTTGTAAGTCTGCAAACGTCCTTTCGCATTATTATCGTGTGACGCCATGACTTGATTCAGTacacaaaacttgaaaatagTTCCACACCCACTTCCAAAAGATTTTATAACGAGTTATGATGTATAATAAAACCCAAGACAAAACTTTCAACACACAAAATCCATCGCCATCATCATGGGTGATACACAAGTGCTATCTGTCGGCCCAAAATGCATACTAATAGTAAGttgacatttctttaaaatcagaTAATCAACCATTTTATGGAgtgaaaattaatgaatttaaatttaaatttaaagataaaaatacTCCTTAATTTTaacgaaaaatttaaacattttttgagaTCACACTCAGTCAGCGGCAACCAGGTGTAAATATTTTCCCAAACTGGCAATAGGTTTTAGAAATTTATCAACAATATCAAAACAAGACATGGACATGGACatgagaagaagacgaagtgaTTTAGATTCTGAGAATTTTAGCTCAACGTTGAATATGCGTTTAAAATCCCagttatttaaagaaaagttTAGTTTCGAAATTGTTGGAAAACAACAACTATTAGATAGTGAAGAGGGCATATTGAAATATCCAAACATAAAATCTCGCTCGAGAATGAAACCGTTATTAGTGTGGATAGTTACTCTGGGTGTTTTCTCAACTGCTCTTCTTAGATCAGCCATTCCAATATATTTGAATGTAGCAGATGAAAAGtttcttgaattaaaaaaatgtcctGCTTGCTATGGAGTTATGTTATGTCCCGCTTTCTTGATGGGTGATATTGTGCCAGAAACTTGGTCTAGATTTAAAGCAGCTCAATTGCTTAATACAAAGAATGTTTATTTTGCTACCTTCAAGGATAAACATGTAAGTTATAAAaggctttttcactttaaattattcaaaaatttgtgaatttttttaatttctaatgttttgcaaaagaagaaaccatttttgtcAGTGGCAAAACTTGAGGGTAAATGAAGGGAAAGTGATATTGGTGTTTTTATTGATTGTGCAGGTTGTTCTGAAAAAGCTTGGACATGATCCTCAGCTTGAACAGCTTGATCACCATATACTAAAACAATCTGTAGGACTTCTAAATAATCCTATTCAACAAGTCAGTGTGTCAGCAGCTGTACGCCCCTACACCCAGCAAAATGTGTggcttgattgtgttaaggaTTTGGAAGGGAATGGCAGCACTCTTGTTCACCGTTTACGAGTTTTTGATCCTTCGTCCCAAGATATTAGTAGTAATGATTTACAGAGTTCTGTTGGTCGTTTTAGAGGAAGTGACATGCTCATGTGCCCATCTCAACGTAAACTGAATTATATCGAAAATGAATTCGTTAAGAATAATTTTGGGCTTTACAGACTAACATGTCTGTATAACTTAATGACATTATTATTACTTAATTCGGAGCCGTTAATTTTTCAAGTAAGCATTCaacacattttatttgtttgcttTATTCAAtgatttgttgttgatttaACTTGGCAAATAATGTCGTTCTTAGACGTTTCCGGCCAAGGAAGGATGGCCTTTTCCTATCTACTATGGGGCGTGCGGTCGAGTAGTAGTAGAAGAATATGTCGGGCCAAACCTAGCACAGTGGCTTCCCCAGGCCTCCTGGA
This region includes:
- the LOC124337020 gene encoding divergent protein kinase domain 2A-like — encoded protein: MDMDMRRRRSDLDSENFSSTLNMRLKSQLFKEKFSFEIVGKQQLLDSEEGILKYPNIKSRSRMKPLLVWIVTLGVFSTALLRSAIPIYLNVADEKFLELKKCPACYGVMLCPAFLMGDIVPETWSRFKAAQLLNTKNVYFATFKDKHVVLKKLGHDPQLEQLDHHILKQSVGLLNNPIQQVSVSAAVRPYTQQNVWLDCVKDLEGNGSTLVHRLRVFDPSSQDISSNDLQSSVGRFRGSDMLMCPSQRKLNYIENEFVKNNFGLYRLTCLYNLMTLLLLNSEPLIFQTFPAKEGWPFPIYYGACGRVVVEEYVGPNLAQWLPQASWKERINAALQLLIIADKFTNGAADFRLYLTDLSLFNTAVGSDGTLKIVDGENIVMVDLEKIRKDRPENFDVPYASDNAGCEHLPSDPHCMSYSEQDMCNRLHNDHNFFAVCRELFSPLDSFGLANGLPEKILKRFPLIPVYQTDCYSSTIPGVRKSAAKNLISIYQEILADM